In Ptychodera flava strain L36383 chromosome 17, AS_Pfla_20210202, whole genome shotgun sequence, one genomic interval encodes:
- the LOC139116295 gene encoding uncharacterized protein: protein MEILGKTFLERFDKCDPTWLYDKMLFKLKQQSYQTVDRYASLLQLKAEKARKTDKEILLYFMNGLKPPPQAFIAGMNPTDFTSAYEHAKTAEVVNKLQQEPEEEPAELTEEIKERIGQLKELVKEMLDIGSNLHEQSCQNDSQQTGKRRRKVQKYGKRKADSKAIRSNRRQGILHNISKCFRNSRDYSDSRICYNCGKPGHIARQCVKKFVGFHQSKFTKPAVCGMSFTEDELQVPFQSSVADEIRNSPDDDVSSASSQSVHSYNDDDNEHSVHEYLTIGGDHDNNAPRSVGSESEQAPYYEVEKVVRGRYRNGKLQYLVKWKDYSHKHNTWEDENNLNDAAREYLREHPVKVTGKALLSFLRIC, encoded by the exons ATGGAAATCTTAGGAAAGACTTTCCTTGAGCGATTTGATAAGTGTGATCCTACATGGTTGTACGATAAAATgcttttcaaattgaaacagCAGTCTTACCAGACAGTCGACCGATATGCATCACTGTTACAGCTGAAGGCAGAGAAAGCCAGGAAAACCGACAAAGAAATTTTGTTGTACTTTATGAATGGACTGAAACCTCCACCACAAGCATTCATCGCAGGAATGAATCCCACCGATTTTACAAGCGCCTATGAACACGCGAAGACGGCCgaagttgtcaacaaactgcAACAGGAGCCAGAGGAGGAGCCAGCAGAGTTAACGGAGGAGATCAAAGAAAGAATCGGACAATTGAaagaacttgtgaaagaaatgtTGGACATTGGATCGAACTTGCACGAACAATCGTGTCAAAATGACTCACAGCAGACAGGCAAGAGACGACGGAAAGTACAGAAATACGGAAAAAGAAAGGCTGACAGCAAAGCAATACGGTCTAATCGCCGTCAAggtattttacataatatttcGAAATGTTTTAGAAATTCAAGAGACTATTCCGATAGTAGAATATGTTATAATTGTGGGAAACCAGGGCATATTGCCCGTCAATGTGTTAAGAAGTTTGTAGGGTTTCACCAGAGCAAATTTACTAAGCCAGCTGTTTGTGGGATGTCATTTACTGAAG ATGAATTACAAGTTCCGTTTCAATCGTCAGTAGCTGATGAGATCAGGAATTCTCCTGATGACGATGTTAgttcagcttccagtcagagtGTGCATTCTtacaatgatgatgacaatgaacaTTCAGTTCACGAATATTTAACAATTGGTGGTGATCATGACAATAACGCTCCACGATCAGTGGGCTCAGAAAGTGAACAGGCACCTTATTATGAAGTTGAGAAAGTTGTAAGGGGTCGATATAGAAACggcaaattacaatatttagtcAAGTGGAAGGACTATTCACACAAACATAATACGTGGGAagatgaaaataatttgaatgatGCCGCACGAGAGTATTTACGAGAGCACCCTGTGAAAGTTACAGGCAAGGCATTGTTGTCTTTTTTACGAATTTGCTAA